A genome region from Geminicoccus roseus DSM 18922 includes the following:
- a CDS encoding Hpt domain-containing protein gives MDAIPATRRILLTGVTSSTRLLVRHVLQSLGYLVDEAAEAVGGAPGRYALVVAGPRALDVDGRLSAQAGPDTAVPVILIGAGEAAPGEPVIGGGAGSVDLRACLAEPLELARFLAIVRGVLESGAALARGSVPEQRPAEDPVDLERLHDFAGDDQDLVEELCSLYFTTARSYLAEMAEALRPGGDTTRSAHALKGASANFGAREVAGLALAAETQGVTQERLEQLRRALGRAEAFMARQLPPARMPA, from the coding sequence ATGGACGCTATTCCTGCGACGCGTCGGATCCTGCTGACCGGCGTGACCTCCTCCACCCGGCTCCTGGTGCGCCACGTGCTGCAGAGCCTGGGCTATCTGGTCGACGAGGCGGCCGAGGCCGTGGGCGGCGCGCCCGGCCGCTACGCCCTGGTGGTGGCCGGACCGCGCGCCCTGGACGTGGACGGCCGGCTCTCGGCGCAGGCCGGGCCGGACACCGCCGTTCCGGTGATCCTGATCGGCGCCGGCGAGGCGGCCCCAGGCGAGCCGGTCATCGGCGGGGGGGCGGGCAGCGTCGACCTGCGCGCCTGCCTGGCGGAGCCGCTGGAACTCGCCCGCTTCCTGGCGATCGTGCGCGGCGTGCTGGAGAGCGGCGCGGCGCTGGCGCGGGGCAGCGTCCCGGAGCAGCGCCCGGCCGAGGACCCGGTCGACCTGGAGCGGCTGCACGACTTCGCCGGCGACGACCAGGACCTCGTCGAGGAACTGTGCTCCCTCTACTTCACCACCGCGCGCAGCTACCTGGCCGAGATGGCCGAGGCGCTGCGCCCGGGCGGCGACACCACCCGCTCGGCCCATGCGCTCAAAGGCGCGTCGGCCAATTTCGGTGCGCGCGAGGTCGCTGGCCTGGCTCTGGCCGCCGAGACCCAGGGGGTGACCCAGGAGCGCCTGGAGCAGCTGCGCCGGGCACTCGGCCGCGCCGAGGCCTTCATGGCGAGGCAGCTGCCGCCGGCGCGGATGCCGGCATGA